The following are encoded in a window of Periplaneta americana isolate PAMFEO1 chromosome 13, P.americana_PAMFEO1_priV1, whole genome shotgun sequence genomic DNA:
- the LOC138711718 gene encoding 18S rRNA (guanine-N(7))-methyltransferase, translating to MSRPEHQAPPEVFYNEDEARKYTQNSRMIDIQVKMSERAIELLAFPDDEPRLLLDLGCGSGLSGSVLEDQGHVWVGIDISTAMLDVAQEREVEGDLLLGDLGHGLPFRAGAFDGAVSISALQWLCNADRTSYNPTKRLYKFFSSLYSCLSRSARAVFQFYPENSDQMELVTSQAMKAGFYGGIVVDFPNSTKAKKFFLVLMTGGAAPLPKALGDASETEGVSYTNKREQLKKMRGKPLKKSRDWILEKKERRRKQGKPTRQDTKYTGRKRSGRF from the exons ATGTCTAGGCCAGAACATCAGGCTCCACCAGAAGTG TTTTATAACGAAGATGAAGCAAGAAAATACACGCAAAA TTCACGCATGATAGACATCCAGGTGAAAATGTCGGAGCGGGCTATAGAGTTACTCGCTTTCCCAGATGATGAACCTCGCCTTCTCCTGGATCTTGGTTGTGGCTCTGGACTCAGTGGAAGTGTATTGGAAGATCAAGGACATGTATGGGTGGGAATTGATATATCAACAGCAATGTTGG acGTTGCTCAAGAACGAGAAGTTGAGGGTGATTTGTTATTAGGAGATCTTGGACATGGTTTACCTTTCCGAGCTGGTGCCTTTGATGGTGCAGTAAGCATCAGTGCTCTACAATGGCTGTGCAATGCTGACAGAACATCTTACAATCCTACCAAACGATTGTACAAATTCTTCAGCTCCCTTTATTCCTGCTTG AGCCGATCAGCAAGAGCAGTATTCCAGTTTTATCCAGAAAACAGTGATCAAATGGAACTTGTCACATCTCAAGCCATGAAAGCAGGCTTCTATGGAGGCATCGTTGTAGATTTCCCCAATAGCACAAAAGCAAAAAAATTTTTCTTGGTTCTCATGACTGGTGGAGCAGCTCCCTTGCCGAAAGCTTTGGGTGATGCCAGTGAGACGGAAGGAGTTTCATACACCAATAAGAG agaacAACTGAAAAAGATGAGAGGTAAACCGTTGAAGAAAAGTAGAGACTGGATATTGGAGAAAAAGGAACGCCGAAGAAAGCAAGGAAAACCAACCAGGCAAGACACAAAGTATACAGGCCGCAAGAGAAGTGGACGTTTCtga
- the LOC138711721 gene encoding dnaJ homolog subfamily C member 30, mitochondrial produces the protein MIPMKPRMSITTIIKLTKCFSTSTFLRKSHYDALGLTPHATQADIKSAYYKLSMEFHPDKNKGSEEAANKFRDITTAYEVLGNLRLRRLYDKGMLHTAGPQFAQQTHDSPGDETQSTFYKSREQRSRPPPPTGKTPIYNFDEWTQMHYGSSFARREAAKARYERKVRTSTSDRQFLYSEVIFITTIAILTFVGLGYTQVRNYDTVESENNLENSVVAPINSVTEVK, from the coding sequence ATGATTCCTATGAAGCCTCGTATGTCGATaactacaataattaaattaacaaaatgcTTCTCTACTAGCACATTTCTTAGGAAATCCCATTATGATGCCCTTGGACTAACACCGCATGCAACTCAAGCAGACATAAAATCAGCATATTATAAACTTTCAATGGAATTTCATCCTGATAAAAACAAAGGTAGTGAAGAAGCTGCTAACAAATTCAGAGATATTACTACAGCGTATGAAGTATTGGGAAATTTAAGACTAAGAAGGTTGTACGATAAAGGAATGTTGCATACAGCAGGCCCACAATTTGCACAGCAAACACATGACAGCCCAGGTGATGAAACCCAGTCTACATTTTATAAGTCCCGTGAACAAAGAAGCAGACCACCACCTCCAACTGGTAAAACTCCTATCTACAATTTCGATGAATGGACCCAGATGCATTACGGTTCTTCATTTGCTCGAAGAGAAGCAGCGAAAGCAAGATATGAAAGGAAAGTAAGAACTTCGACAAGTGACAGACAATTCCTTTATAGTGAGGTTATATTTATAACGACAATTGCTATTTTGACTTTTGTAGGCCTCGGTTATACACAGGTTAGAAATTATGATACAGTTGAATCAGAAAATAACTTGGAAAATAGCGTAGTTGCTCCAATCAATTCAGTAACTGAagtaaaatag